The following are from one region of the Polaribacter marinaquae genome:
- a CDS encoding T9SS type A sorting domain-containing protein has translation MKQKYFLKVFCLFILTVFTVNSVNSQTTGDIAFTAFNADGDTDFSLVNLVDLSPNTIIYIKDGSGFITWNTGSNVIKSGSITVFTDVDATLNPLLGVSKGTIEKSGAFNWSASGEAVFVYLGTDKDTPTTYLTGLKNGNLSGELTGTGLTAGVNFMEFNPVSSPDGGFYNGSRSTEALYSNYFNLMIDKNNWTHNTGDGEATLPISKESFTILTTNWLGAISSSWTDPLNWDNGVPNSSSLVIIPDLMPNAPEISTSTNAEVGNLSISEADGLSVLSGSLTVYGNVTVNAGSSLYLESKVTASKTLDAATLILNGSYTSVDDNSFFYFTETFIDDTSEWSLISSPTVGELIDGNTGDGNFAVFNALQQSATNYGIAFYDNSQSDSNLRWDYYSKAEVDVVNTSAVLTMEQGKGYSVLPNSALNSDTAKGNLGFKGDAPTSDVSITITDKTATSGNAFNLVGNPYPAYLPFNTAANSTNLLSENSGVLEEETLWIWDKTTASYITVNQTTTVGTGTNQRPSLYIAPAQSFFVKSSNTGGDFKFKQADQSHQTTGTFNKLENLRPEINLSITNNGRTSNTSIYYYAEKTTGFDNGYDSSIFTGAGDSFTIYTKLVSEESNQKLAIQTLPKSNFDSMVIPVGVNAPADSEITFSANGINLPKEHNIYLEDRLTGTFTLLDTSSNYIATVKTNNTDDRFFIHTKTNEALNVENVLVSNISIFQTSNTNLKLTGFNNEKVNISIFNILGKNVLKKELNIVDTKNVALPNLTSGVYIVKLETLSNSINKKIILE, from the coding sequence ATGAAACAAAAGTACTTTTTAAAGGTTTTCTGCCTTTTTATTTTAACAGTATTTACAGTTAATTCTGTAAATTCTCAAACTACTGGTGATATTGCTTTCACAGCATTTAATGCAGACGGAGATACAGATTTTTCTTTAGTTAACTTAGTAGATCTTTCTCCAAATACAATAATATATATAAAAGATGGCTCTGGTTTTATAACTTGGAACACTGGAAGCAATGTTATAAAATCTGGAAGTATCACAGTATTTACAGATGTTGATGCCACATTAAACCCTTTATTAGGGGTTTCGAAAGGAACTATAGAAAAAAGTGGAGCTTTTAATTGGTCTGCAAGCGGTGAAGCAGTTTTTGTTTATTTAGGGACTGATAAAGATACACCAACTACTTATTTAACAGGTTTAAAAAATGGAAATTTAAGTGGAGAATTAACTGGTACTGGTTTAACTGCTGGAGTTAATTTTATGGAATTTAATCCTGTTAGTAGTCCTGACGGAGGATTTTATAATGGTTCAAGATCTACAGAAGCATTGTATTCAAATTATTTTAATCTTATGATAGATAAAAATAATTGGACACACAACACTGGAGATGGAGAAGCTACTTTACCTATTTCTAAAGAATCTTTTACAATATTAACCACAAATTGGTTAGGTGCTATAAGTTCTTCATGGACTGACCCTTTAAATTGGGATAATGGCGTTCCTAATTCTAGTTCTTTAGTTATAATTCCGGATTTAATGCCGAATGCACCTGAAATTAGCACATCTACTAATGCAGAAGTTGGTAATTTATCAATTTCTGAAGCTGATGGATTATCTGTATTATCTGGAAGTTTAACTGTATATGGAAATGTTACAGTTAATGCAGGAAGCTCTTTGTATTTAGAATCTAAAGTAACTGCATCAAAAACTTTAGATGCTGCAACCCTAATTTTAAATGGAAGTTATACTTCTGTTGATGATAATTCTTTTTTCTATTTTACAGAAACTTTTATTGACGATACATCTGAATGGAGTTTAATCTCTTCTCCTACCGTTGGAGAATTAATAGATGGTAACACCGGAGATGGAAATTTTGCTGTTTTTAATGCTTTGCAACAAAGTGCAACAAACTACGGAATCGCATTTTACGATAATTCTCAATCTGATTCTAATCTTCGTTGGGATTATTATTCTAAAGCTGAAGTTGATGTTGTCAATACAAGCGCAGTTCTAACAATGGAACAAGGTAAAGGATACAGTGTTTTACCAAATTCTGCTTTAAATTCTGATACTGCGAAAGGAAACTTAGGGTTTAAAGGTGATGCACCTACTTCTGATGTTTCAATTACAATTACCGACAAAACAGCCACTTCAGGAAATGCTTTTAACTTGGTAGGAAATCCTTATCCTGCGTATTTACCTTTTAATACTGCTGCAAATTCGACTAATTTATTATCAGAAAATTCTGGAGTATTAGAAGAGGAAACACTTTGGATTTGGGATAAAACTACTGCTTCTTATATTACAGTTAACCAAACTACAACTGTAGGAACCGGAACAAATCAAAGACCATCTCTATACATAGCTCCGGCACAAAGTTTCTTTGTAAAATCTAGCAATACTGGTGGTGATTTTAAGTTTAAACAAGCAGATCAAAGTCATCAAACAACAGGAACATTTAATAAATTAGAAAATTTAAGACCAGAGATTAATTTAAGTATTACAAACAATGGCAGAACCTCAAATACTTCTATCTATTATTATGCTGAAAAAACAACAGGTTTTGACAACGGTTATGATAGTTCAATTTTTACAGGTGCCGGTGATTCTTTTACAATATACACTAAATTAGTATCAGAAGAAAGCAATCAAAAATTAGCAATTCAAACTTTACCAAAATCCAATTTTGATTCCATGGTTATTCCTGTTGGTGTTAATGCACCTGCTGATTCAGAAATTACATTTTCTGCAAACGGAATTAATTTACCAAAAGAACATAACATTTATTTAGAAGATAGATTAACAGGCACATTTACGCTACTAGATACTTCTTCTAATTATATTGCTACTGTTAAAACTAATAATACTGATGATCGTTTTTTTATTCATACAAAGACAAACGAAGCTCTAAATGTAGAAAATGTATTGGTTAGTAATATTTCAATTTTTCAAACAAGCAATACTAACTTAAAATTAACAGGGTTTAATAATGAAAAAGTAAACATTTCAATTTTTAATATCTTAGGTAAAAATGTTTTAAAGAAAGAGCTAAACATTGTTGACACAAAAAATGTTGCACTACCAAATTTAACGAGTGGTGTATATATTGTAAAATTAGAAACACTTTCTAATAGCATTAATAAAAAGATAATTTTAGAATAA